The following are from one region of the Escherichia sp. E4742 genome:
- a CDS encoding YbjP/YqhG family protein: protein MKIMILFLAAFLSFTLQAQSPSLTAEQTVRQIYQYYTGGASVPYFGENSEQAITSTRMQKALTLNDNLTLPGNIGWLDYDPVCDCQDYGDLVLESVAVTQTDADHVDALVRFRPYKDDKEKTTQTLKMVAENGRWMIDDIVSNHGSVWQSVNGENEKILAVLASLQKEQPEAFVAELFDHITHYSWPWTWVVSNTYRQAINAFYKTTFKTGSNSDEDMQLERQFIYDNPICFGEESLFSRVDEIRVLEKTADSARISVRFALTNGNSEEQELVLQRREGKWEIADFIRPGSGSLLKQIEAKTAARLAE from the coding sequence ATGAAAATAATGATTCTGTTTTTGGCAGCCTTTTTAAGTTTTACCCTCCAGGCGCAATCCCCCTCGCTGACCGCTGAACAAACAGTCAGGCAGATTTATCAATACTATACCGGTGGAGCTAGCGTTCCTTATTTCGGTGAAAACAGTGAGCAAGCAATAACATCAACGCGAATGCAAAAGGCGCTAACCCTGAATGACAATCTCACACTGCCGGGTAATATTGGCTGGCTGGATTACGATCCGGTTTGCGATTGTCAGGATTACGGCGATCTGGTGTTAGAAAGTGTCGCGGTTACTCAAACGGATGCCGATCACGTGGATGCCCTTGTGCGCTTTCGTCCCTATAAAGACGATAAAGAAAAGACCACGCAAACACTGAAGATGGTGGCAGAAAATGGTCGTTGGATGATTGATGATATTGTCAGCAATCATGGCAGCGTCTGGCAGTCGGTTAACGGTGAGAATGAAAAAATATTGGCGGTACTGGCATCACTACAAAAAGAGCAGCCTGAAGCCTTTGTCGCCGAGTTGTTTGACCATATCACTCATTATAGTTGGCCCTGGACGTGGGTTGTTTCCAACACCTATCGCCAGGCTATTAATGCCTTCTATAAAACCACCTTCAAGACTGGCAGCAACTCCGATGAAGATATGCAATTAGAGCGGCAATTTATCTACGACAACCCAATCTGTTTTGGCGAAGAGTCTTTATTTTCACGCGTTGATGAAATTCGTGTGCTGGAGAAAACTGCCGACTCCGCCCGTATTTCTGTTCGTTTTGCATTGACCAATGGCAACAGCGAAGAACAAGAACTCGTTTTACAGCGTCGTGAAGGTAAATGGGAAATCGCCGATTTTATCCGCCCAGGCAGCGGAAGCTTACTTAAACAGATTGAAGCGAAGACTGCCGCCAGATTAGCTGAATAA
- the dkgA gene encoding 2,5-didehydrogluconate reductase DkgA — protein sequence MANPTVIKLQDGNVMPQLGLGVWQASNEEVITAIQKALEVGYRSIDTAAAYKNEEGVGKALKNSALNREDLFITTKLWNDNHKRPREALLDSLKKLQLDYIDLYLMHWPVPAIDHYVEAWKGMIELQKEGLIKSIGVCNFQIHHLQRLIDETGVAPVINQIELHPLMQQRQLHAWNATHKIQTESWSPLAQGGKGVFDQKIIRDLADKYGKTPAQIVIRWHLDNGLVVIPKSVTPSRIAENFDVWDFRLDKDELGDIAKLDQGKRLGPDPDQFSG from the coding sequence ATGGCTAATCCAACCGTTATTAAGCTACAGGACGGCAATGTCATGCCCCAGCTGGGACTGGGCGTCTGGCAAGCAAGTAATGAGGAAGTTATCACCGCTATTCAAAAAGCGTTAGAAGTTGGTTATCGTTCGATTGATACCGCCGCAGCCTACAAGAACGAAGAAGGTGTCGGCAAAGCCCTGAAAAATTCCGCACTTAACAGAGAAGATCTGTTCATCACCACTAAACTGTGGAACGACAACCACAAGCGCCCCCGCGAAGCCCTACTCGACAGTCTGAAAAAACTCCAGCTTGATTATATCGACCTCTACTTAATGCACTGGCCCGTTCCCGCAATCGACCATTATGTCGAAGCATGGAAAGGAATGATTGAGCTGCAAAAAGAGGGCTTAATCAAAAGTATCGGCGTCTGCAATTTCCAGATCCACCATCTTCAGCGCCTGATTGATGAAACTGGCGTGGCACCTGTCATTAACCAGATAGAACTTCACCCGCTGATGCAGCAACGTCAGTTGCATGCCTGGAACGCCACACACAAAATCCAGACCGAATCCTGGAGCCCATTAGCCCAGGGCGGGAAAGGCGTATTCGATCAGAAAATCATTCGCGATCTAGCAGATAAGTATGGCAAAACCCCGGCGCAGATTGTTATCCGCTGGCATCTGGATAACGGTCTGGTCGTAATCCCGAAATCGGTCACCCCTTCACGAATTGCCGAAAACTTCGATGTCTGGGATTTCCGTCTCGACAAAGACGAACTTGGTGACATTGCAAAACTCGACCAGGGTAAACGCCTCGGCCCTGATCCCGACCAGTTCAGCGGCTAA